Below is a window of Cryobacterium sp. PAMC25264 DNA.
GGCCGAGTGTTCGAACAGGGCCTGTTCCTTGGGCGAGAAGGGCACGTCGATGACGCGGGCGATGCCGCTGGCGTCGATGACGCTGGGCACCGACAGGGCCACCCCGCTGACGCCGCGGTAGTCGGTGAGCACCGAGCTGACCGGCAGGATCGCGCCTTCGTCGCGCAGAACGGCCTCGACGATGCGGGCACCGGAGAGCCCGATGGCGTAGTTGGTGGCGCCCTTGCCCTCGATAACCCGGTAGGCGGCGTTCTTCACGTCGTTGGCGATCGACTCGAACTCGGCCTCGGTGAACGGCACCGGCCCGGGCGATGAGGCGGAGCCGCCGGCGCTGCGGGTCAGCATCCAGTCGGCCAGGGAGATCGGGCCGATCCGGGCCTGCGACCAGAGCGGGAACTCGGAGTCACCGTGCTCGCCGACGATGAGGGCGTGCACATTGGAGATCGCCACACCCACTCGCTCGGAGAGCATCCAGCGCAGCCGGGACGAGTCGAGCACCGTGCCGGAGCCGAACACCCGCGCCGGCGGCAGGCCACTGAACTGCTGCGCGGCGACCGCGAGCACGTCGACGGGGTTGGTCACGAGCACGAAGATGGCGTCCGGGGCCCGCTCGACGAGCTTGGGCATCAGGTCGCGGAGGATCTCCACGTTCACGCCGGCCATGTCCAGCCGTGACTGGCCGGGATGCTGGCGGGCGCCGGCCGTGATCACCACGATGTTGGCGTCGCTGACCACGTCGAGGTCGTCGCCGCCGGTGACCCGGGATGCGCCGGTGAACTGGGTGCCGTGTGCGAGGTCGAGCACCTCGGCGGCGACCTTGGTGGAGTTGATGTCGTAGAGGGCCACCTCGCGGGCCGACTCCCGAATCAGGGCGGCGTAGGCCAGCGAGGTACCGACGGCACCGGCGCCGACTATGGCCAGTTTGGAGTTCTCAATCACGCTCATGGTCCTAGTGTCCTCCATCCCGGAGGAGCCCCGGACACCACGGCTCCGGTGGATGCGCGCGGCGCCCTCCCCCGCACCGACCGGGGGCAGAGTGCCACTTCCCGGGCATCGAAGGGCGCAGTCCCGCAACTCGCGGCGCGGGTCGGGTCAGGACTGGAGGAAGGCCAGCACCGCGAGCACCCGGCGGTGATCGGAGCCCGTGTCGTCCAGCCCGAGCTTCTGGAAGATCGCGGTGACGTTCTTCTCCACCGCGCCGACCCCGATCACCAGGCGTTCGGCGATGCCGACGTTGGTGCGGCCTTCTGCCATCAGCCCCAGCACATCGCGCTCCCGCGGGGTGAGGGCGGCCAGCGGGTTGCTGCGCCGGCCGAGCAGCTCCCGCACCACCTGCGGGTCGAGCACAGTTCCGCCGGCGCTCACCCGGGAGACGGCATCCTGCAGCTCGTCGAGCGAGGCGACCCGGTCCTTGAGCAGGTAGCCCAGGCCGCCCTCGCCCGAGGCGAGTAGCTCCTGCACATACGTGCCCTCGACGTACTGGCTCAGCAGCAGGATACCGATGCCCGGCTGCCGCCGCCGCAGGTCGATGGCCGCCCGCACGCCCTCGTCGCGGAAGGTCGGCGGCATCCGCACATCGAGCACGGCCAGGTCGGGCCGCAGCCGGTCGACCTCGGCCAGCAGCGTGTCGGCATCGCCGTAGGCCGCGACGGTGTCGAAGCCGGCCTCGGCGAACAAGCGCACCAGGCCCTCACGCAACAAAACCGAGTCCTCCGCCAGCACCAGGCGCAGTCGCGGGGACGTGGCCTGGTGCTGGAGGGGGCTCATGGCCTCAGGATACGCGGCCTCAGGATACGCGGCCGCCGGAGGGGCGGCCTCTGCGTTCGCGGCCCGATGAGTCCGGGCCGCAGGCCACGCCGACTCCCGACGCCGGGTGTGCGGTTGCAGCGCCGTCACGGACGGACGAGCGATCCGGCCAGCTCGCTGACCAAGGGGATGTGCGCGCCGACCGCGGTGGGCCCGCCGGCGGGGCTCCGCACCGAGAGCACCCCGCGCAGGCCGCGCAGGCGTTCGTCGAGGCCAGCCAGGCCGTGGCCGCCCTGCAGCACCGCGCCGCCGTGACCGTTGTCGATCACCCAGAGGTCCAGCCAGGTCGAGTCGTCCTCCGGTACCCGGCGCAGCTCGAGGTGCAGCCGGGCGGTGGAGGCCCCGGCATGCTTGGCCACGTTGGTGAGCAGCTCAGCGGCGATGAAGTACGCGTTGCGTTCGATCTCGGAGGGCAGGCGCAGTTCCCGGTCCACCAGGAGCTCCAGCTGCACGGGGACGATGCTGCGCGCCGCGAGCGACTCCAGGGCCACGATCAGTCCGCGGTCCTGCAGGATCGGCGGTACGAGACCGCGGGACAGCGCCCGCAGCTCCTCGAGCGTGTCCCTGGCCTGCTCCCTGGCCTCCACCAGCAGGCGCCGGGCAGCCTCGGGGTCATCGTCGAGACGGCGTTCGGCGCTGGCGAGGTCCATCTGCAGGCGCACCAAGCGCTGCTGCGGGCCGTCGTGGATGTCACGTTCGAGCCGGCGGAGCGACTGGTCCTCGGCCGAGACCGCGGCACCGCGGGA
It encodes the following:
- a CDS encoding response regulator transcription factor, whose amino-acid sequence is MSPLQHQATSPRLRLVLAEDSVLLREGLVRLFAEAGFDTVAAYGDADTLLAEVDRLRPDLAVLDVRMPPTFRDEGVRAAIDLRRRQPGIGILLLSQYVEGTYVQELLASGEGGLGYLLKDRVASLDELQDAVSRVSAGGTVLDPQVVRELLGRRSNPLAALTPRERDVLGLMAEGRTNVGIAERLVIGVGAVEKNVTAIFQKLGLDDTGSDHRRVLAVLAFLQS
- a CDS encoding L-lactate dehydrogenase, with the translated sequence MSVIENSKLAIVGAGAVGTSLAYAALIRESAREVALYDINSTKVAAEVLDLAHGTQFTGASRVTGGDDLDVVSDANIVVITAGARQHPGQSRLDMAGVNVEILRDLMPKLVERAPDAIFVLVTNPVDVLAVAAQQFSGLPPARVFGSGTVLDSSRLRWMLSERVGVAISNVHALIVGEHGDSEFPLWSQARIGPISLADWMLTRSAGGSASSPGPVPFTEAEFESIANDVKNAAYRVIEGKGATNYAIGLSGARIVEAVLRDEGAILPVSSVLTDYRGVSGVALSVPSVIDASGIARVIDVPFSPKEQALFEHSAATLRASLDTLGLA